A stretch of Sinorhizobium meliloti DNA encodes these proteins:
- the tsaB gene encoding tRNA (adenosine(37)-N6)-threonylcarbamoyltransferase complex dimerization subunit type 1 TsaB has translation MLVLAIDTSGSGCFAAVYDGGAGELLACAGADIGRGHAERLMEFVDEALSASGRELGEIDRIAVTIGPGSFTGIRVGVAAARGLALALGKPAVGITTLHVVAESARLNQAGQPVLVVLDAKRDEVYLQAFDASGRPQGEAEILPAEEARLRFSAFAGIACGSGAPAVTGAAGGKPDEIDMAALARLGAAADPVSARPKPLYLRGPDAKPQAGFAVTRA, from the coding sequence ATGCTAGTTCTTGCCATTGATACATCCGGGTCCGGTTGTTTCGCTGCCGTCTACGACGGCGGCGCCGGAGAACTTCTGGCATGCGCGGGCGCGGATATCGGACGTGGCCACGCGGAGCGCCTCATGGAATTCGTGGATGAGGCCTTGAGCGCCTCGGGCCGGGAACTCGGCGAAATCGATCGGATTGCCGTGACGATAGGTCCAGGATCGTTCACCGGGATCCGTGTCGGCGTTGCCGCTGCGCGCGGCCTCGCGCTGGCGCTCGGAAAGCCCGCGGTCGGGATCACCACGCTTCACGTCGTCGCCGAAAGCGCGAGGCTGAACCAGGCTGGCCAGCCGGTGCTCGTCGTCCTCGACGCCAAACGGGACGAGGTTTACCTCCAGGCCTTCGATGCTTCGGGACGGCCGCAGGGGGAGGCGGAAATCCTGCCCGCCGAGGAAGCGCGCCTGCGCTTTTCCGCTTTCGCCGGCATCGCCTGCGGCTCCGGTGCCCCTGCCGTCACCGGCGCGGCGGGCGGCAAGCCGGACGAGATCGATATGGCGGCCCTCGCCCGGCTGGGGGCTGCGGCCGATCCGGTTTCAGCGCGTCCTAAGCCGCTTTATCTGCGCGGACCGGACGCCAAGCCCCAGGCCGGATTCGCCGTGACCCGCGCCTGA
- the miaB gene encoding tRNA (N6-isopentenyl adenosine(37)-C2)-methylthiotransferase MiaB, which yields MTQETALLSTSPEAGDLNVPARKVFVKTYGCQMNVYDSDRMSDALSRDGYVATDVLEDADFVLLNTCHIREKAAEKVYSELGRLRELKKAKALEGREMLIGVAGCVAQAEGDEILRRVPAVDLVIGPQTYHRLPDALKRARAGQRIVETEYAIEDKFVHLPAPDKAKTRARGVTAFLTVQEGCDKFCTFCVVPYTRGSEVSRPVAQIVAEAEKLVEGGVREITLLGQNVNAWHGEGPHGREWSLGDLLRRLGEIDGLARLRYTTSHPRDMDDSLIEAHRSMAKLMPYLHLPVQSGSDRILKAMNRRHTAAEYLALVERIRAAQPDLALSGDFIVGFPGETDQDFEDTLRLVEEVNYAQAFSFKYSTRPGTPGAELKEQVPEDVKAKRLEILQALLVKQQRGFAEACVGREIDLLLEKPGRMPGQLVGRSPWLQPVNVDAKASQIGDIIRVRITKAGPNSLFAEMIGESDARS from the coding sequence ATGACCCAGGAAACCGCTCTTCTGTCGACGTCGCCCGAGGCGGGCGACCTGAACGTTCCGGCGCGCAAGGTCTTCGTCAAGACCTATGGCTGTCAGATGAACGTCTATGACTCCGACCGCATGTCGGATGCGCTCTCGCGCGACGGCTATGTTGCGACCGATGTCCTGGAAGACGCCGATTTCGTCCTGCTCAACACCTGTCATATCCGCGAAAAGGCTGCGGAGAAGGTCTATTCCGAGCTCGGTCGCCTGCGCGAACTGAAAAAGGCCAAGGCGCTCGAGGGCCGCGAGATGCTGATCGGCGTCGCCGGCTGCGTGGCCCAGGCGGAGGGCGACGAAATTCTCCGCCGCGTCCCGGCGGTCGATCTCGTCATAGGTCCTCAGACCTATCATCGCCTTCCCGACGCGCTGAAGCGGGCTCGCGCCGGCCAGCGTATCGTGGAAACGGAATATGCCATCGAGGACAAGTTCGTCCATCTGCCGGCGCCCGATAAAGCCAAGACCCGTGCGCGGGGCGTCACGGCTTTCCTGACCGTCCAGGAAGGCTGCGACAAGTTCTGCACTTTCTGCGTGGTACCCTACACGCGCGGCTCGGAAGTCTCGCGCCCGGTGGCACAGATCGTGGCGGAGGCGGAGAAGCTCGTCGAAGGCGGCGTGCGCGAAATCACCCTGCTCGGACAGAATGTCAACGCCTGGCACGGCGAGGGTCCGCATGGGCGCGAATGGAGCCTTGGCGACCTCCTGCGACGCCTCGGCGAAATCGACGGCCTTGCGCGCCTGCGCTATACCACCAGCCATCCGCGCGACATGGACGACAGCCTCATAGAGGCGCACCGGTCGATGGCGAAGCTGATGCCCTATCTGCACCTGCCGGTCCAGTCGGGCTCCGACCGTATCCTGAAGGCGATGAACCGGCGCCACACGGCAGCCGAATATCTGGCGCTCGTCGAGCGCATTCGTGCGGCGCAGCCCGACCTTGCGCTTTCGGGCGATTTCATCGTCGGCTTCCCCGGCGAGACCGATCAGGACTTCGAGGATACCCTTCGCCTTGTGGAAGAAGTGAACTATGCACAGGCTTTCTCGTTTAAGTATTCGACGCGTCCCGGCACGCCGGGCGCCGAGCTCAAGGAACAGGTTCCCGAGGACGTGAAGGCCAAGCGCTTGGAAATATTGCAGGCTTTGCTCGTAAAGCAGCAGCGCGGTTTCGCCGAGGCCTGTGTGGGTCGGGAGATCGACCTGCTCCTGGAGAAGCCGGGCCGCATGCCGGGGCAGCTCGTCGGCCGGTCGCCGTGGCTGCAGCCCGTGAATGTTGATGCAAAAGCATCGCAAATCGGTGACATTATCAGAGTGCGAATCACCAAGGCCGGGCCGAACAGCCTGTTTGCCGAGATGATCGGGGAATCGGACGCGAGGAGCTGA
- the lnt gene encoding apolipoprotein N-acyltransferase, producing the protein MERLAGRIILLSGVSRTFVGFLAGLLAVLAQPPFGIFAAAFVSFPVLVWLIDGVAPDPGDGLLRRLMPPAAIGWSFGFGYFLGGLWWLGNALLVEADAFAWALPLTVVGLPAVLGLFYALAVVIARSLWSDGWGRIAALALGFGIAEWLRGFLFTGFPWNAIGYAAMPMPLMMQSASVVNLSTINMLAVFVFAAPALIWTGKGARAGLAIAAALFTAHVAFGFYRLAQPAPAPLQPEMTVRVVQPVIDQAKKLDDRERASIFEDHLSLTAAPVQDGAKRPDIVVWPETSIPFILTDNPDALARIADVLQDGQVLVAGAVRVEDAGAGLPPRYYNSVYVIDDRGQIVGAADKVHLVPFGEYLPFEDLLTSWGLSSVAASMPGGFSAASTRPVLTLPGGRRIYPMICYEAIFADEVDGNARLADALLNITNDAWFGDTPGPRQHFHQAQLRAVEAGTPMIRAANTGISAVVDARGVLVVVLGYNYRGVIDTILPGKLPTLTNIATRSQIFWLTTGILFLVAAISRLGFNIRKN; encoded by the coding sequence ATGGAAAGACTGGCAGGCAGAATCATACTTCTCTCGGGGGTTTCCCGGACATTCGTCGGCTTTCTCGCCGGCCTCCTGGCGGTGCTTGCCCAGCCGCCTTTCGGCATTTTCGCGGCGGCTTTCGTCTCCTTTCCCGTCCTCGTCTGGCTGATCGACGGGGTGGCGCCCGATCCCGGCGACGGCCTGCTGCGGCGGCTGATGCCGCCCGCTGCGATCGGCTGGTCCTTCGGTTTCGGTTATTTCCTGGGTGGTCTCTGGTGGCTGGGTAATGCGCTTCTGGTCGAGGCGGACGCGTTCGCCTGGGCGCTGCCGCTCACCGTCGTCGGCCTCCCGGCCGTTCTCGGGCTCTTTTACGCGCTGGCGGTCGTCATTGCCCGCAGCCTCTGGTCGGATGGTTGGGGCCGGATCGCCGCCCTTGCGCTCGGCTTCGGCATCGCCGAATGGCTGCGCGGTTTTCTCTTTACCGGCTTCCCTTGGAATGCCATCGGCTATGCGGCCATGCCGATGCCGTTGATGATGCAGTCGGCCAGCGTCGTCAATCTTTCGACGATCAACATGCTGGCCGTTTTCGTCTTCGCCGCGCCGGCTCTGATCTGGACGGGCAAGGGCGCGCGCGCCGGTCTCGCCATCGCCGCAGCGCTCTTCACGGCGCATGTCGCTTTCGGCTTTTACCGGCTCGCCCAGCCGGCACCGGCGCCGCTCCAGCCGGAGATGACCGTCCGCGTTGTCCAACCGGTGATCGACCAGGCCAAGAAGCTCGACGACCGCGAGCGTGCGTCGATCTTCGAGGACCATCTCTCGCTGACGGCCGCCCCGGTCCAGGATGGCGCCAAACGGCCGGACATCGTCGTCTGGCCGGAAACGTCGATCCCTTTCATCCTCACCGACAATCCCGACGCCCTGGCGCGGATCGCCGATGTTCTCCAGGACGGGCAAGTTCTCGTCGCCGGTGCCGTCAGGGTCGAGGATGCCGGTGCCGGACTGCCGCCGCGCTATTACAATTCGGTTTATGTCATCGACGATCGAGGGCAGATCGTCGGTGCGGCGGACAAGGTGCATCTGGTGCCTTTCGGTGAATACCTCCCGTTCGAGGATCTGCTGACCTCGTGGGGCCTGAGTTCCGTCGCGGCTTCGATGCCGGGCGGCTTCTCGGCGGCCAGCACCCGCCCGGTGCTGACCTTGCCGGGCGGCCGAAGGATCTATCCGATGATCTGTTACGAGGCGATCTTCGCCGACGAGGTGGACGGCAATGCCCGTCTCGCAGACGCGCTCCTCAACATCACCAATGACGCCTGGTTCGGCGACACCCCCGGGCCACGCCAGCATTTCCATCAGGCGCAGCTTCGCGCGGTCGAGGCCGGAACTCCGATGATCCGTGCGGCGAATACTGGTATTTCAGCAGTTGTTGATGCACGTGGTGTTTTAGTGGTAGTATTGGGCTACAATTACAGGGGGGTTATAGACACAATTCTGCCGGGAAAACTGCCTACGCTCACAAATATCGCAACGCGCAGCCAGATTTTTTGGCTGACGACGGGGATTCTATTTCTGGTTGCAGCAATATCGCGCTTAGGTTTTAATATTAGGAAGAATTGA
- a CDS encoding hemolysin family protein, whose amino-acid sequence MSDFKTQPAAVATEEAEASGDTEAGSSTAARFEGSKSTSSFWSRAARLLRGVSPSSLREDLADALMTDADGNAAFSPEERAMLNNILRFREVRVEDVMVPRADIEAVDQNITIGELMVLFEESGRSRMPVYSEGLDDPRGMVHIRDLLAYVTKQARNRRRNGKAQGATTTNGDKPERAPRQQKAGFDLSRVDLDKTVEEAGIVRQLLFVPPSMLASDLMQRMQAARIQMALVIDEYGGTDGLVSLEDIVEMVVGDIEDEHDDEEVMFARSSDDVFIADARVELEEIAEAVGPDFDVREQLEDVDTLGGLVFASLGRIPVRGEVVQAIPGFEFQILDADPRRVKRVRIMRKRPPSRRRLPKVEKEPLPDAFTTPGATGAGAQPPSSFE is encoded by the coding sequence ATGAGCGACTTCAAGACACAGCCGGCCGCTGTCGCGACCGAGGAGGCGGAAGCCTCCGGCGACACCGAGGCCGGTAGTAGTACCGCCGCCCGATTCGAGGGCAGCAAATCCACATCATCATTTTGGAGCCGTGCCGCGCGTCTGTTACGCGGTGTGAGCCCGTCGAGCCTGCGCGAGGATCTTGCCGACGCGCTCATGACGGATGCCGACGGCAATGCGGCCTTCTCGCCCGAAGAGCGGGCGATGCTCAACAACATCCTCCGCTTCCGCGAGGTTCGGGTCGAGGACGTGATGGTTCCGCGAGCCGACATCGAAGCGGTAGACCAGAATATCACCATCGGCGAGCTCATGGTGCTCTTCGAGGAGTCGGGACGCTCGCGCATGCCGGTCTACAGCGAGGGGCTCGACGACCCTCGCGGCATGGTGCACATCCGTGACCTTCTTGCCTATGTGACCAAGCAGGCGCGCAACCGCCGCCGCAACGGCAAAGCTCAGGGGGCGACGACGACGAATGGCGACAAGCCCGAAAGGGCGCCCCGGCAGCAGAAGGCAGGCTTCGATCTTTCCCGCGTCGATCTCGACAAGACGGTGGAGGAGGCGGGGATCGTCCGGCAGCTCCTGTTCGTGCCGCCGTCGATGCTCGCCTCGGATCTCATGCAGCGCATGCAGGCTGCGCGCATCCAGATGGCACTCGTCATCGATGAATACGGCGGAACGGACGGTCTCGTATCGCTCGAAGACATCGTCGAGATGGTGGTCGGCGACATCGAGGACGAGCATGACGACGAGGAAGTGATGTTCGCGCGCAGCTCGGACGACGTCTTCATCGCCGACGCCCGGGTGGAGCTCGAGGAGATCGCCGAGGCGGTCGGGCCGGACTTCGACGTACGCGAGCAACTCGAGGATGTCGACACGCTGGGCGGACTCGTCTTCGCATCGCTCGGCCGGATTCCTGTCCGCGGCGAAGTGGTGCAGGCGATTCCCGGTTTCGAATTCCAGATTCTCGATGCCGATCCGCGTCGCGTCAAACGCGTCAGGATCATGCGCAAGCGTCCGCCGTCACGCCGCCGCCTGCCGAAGGTCGAGAAGGAGCCGTTGCCCGATGCGTTTACCACGCCCGGCGCCACAGGGGCGGGTGCCCAGCCCCCGTCCTCGTTCGAATAG
- the ybeY gene encoding rRNA maturation RNase YbeY — MTALDIQISVEAGDWPPEDELQSFCERVLEAAADFLAREENQPLPAQAAELSLVFTDDQSIRAINAEWRGQDKATNVLSFPAFPVTPGRMPGPMLGDIVVAHETLRREAAELEKPFDAHLTHLLVHGFLHLFGYDHIEDDEAERMEGLETRILARLGLSDPYGDQPPH, encoded by the coding sequence ATGACGGCATTGGACATTCAGATCAGCGTCGAGGCGGGAGACTGGCCGCCCGAAGACGAGCTTCAGTCCTTTTGCGAGCGTGTTCTCGAGGCTGCGGCCGATTTTCTCGCGCGTGAGGAGAACCAGCCGCTGCCGGCACAGGCGGCGGAACTGTCGCTGGTCTTCACCGACGACCAGTCGATCAGGGCGATCAACGCGGAGTGGCGAGGCCAGGACAAGGCGACGAATGTTCTGTCCTTTCCCGCCTTTCCGGTGACGCCGGGCAGGATGCCCGGGCCTATGCTCGGCGACATCGTGGTCGCCCATGAGACGCTCAGGCGGGAGGCGGCGGAGCTCGAAAAGCCCTTCGACGCGCATTTGACGCATCTTCTCGTGCATGGATTCCTGCATCTTTTCGGGTATGATCATATCGAAGACGACGAAGCGGAGAGAATGGAGGGGTTGGAGACTCGCATTTTGGCGCGTCTTGGCCTATCTGATCCCTACGGGGACCAACCCCCGCATTAA
- a CDS encoding PhoH family protein yields MNGHELISSSSRQSKTSATDANHFVLTFENNRFASELFGQFDQNLKLLEERLRIEARPRGNSVAISGDVVATNQARRALDYLYGRLQSGASIDTSDVEGAIRMAVAADDQLQLPTMERKAKLTMAQISTRKKTIAARTPMQDSYIRAMERAELVFGVGPAGTGKTYLAVAHAAQLLERGAVDRIILSRPAVEAGERLGFLPGDMKEKVDPYLRPLYDALYDMMPGDKVERAITAGVIEIAPLAFMRGRTLANAAVILDEAQNTTSMQMKMFLTRLGENGRMIVTGDPSQVDLPRGVKSGLVEALQILKGVEGVSVIRFKDADVVRHPLVARIVRAYDSQTAVHDESEQSDR; encoded by the coding sequence TTGAACGGACACGAACTGATTTCTTCCTCATCTCGCCAGTCGAAGACATCCGCGACGGACGCCAATCACTTCGTGCTCACCTTCGAGAACAACCGCTTCGCGAGCGAGCTCTTCGGTCAGTTCGACCAGAATCTGAAATTGCTGGAAGAGCGATTGCGCATCGAGGCCCGGCCGCGGGGCAACTCGGTCGCCATCTCCGGTGACGTCGTCGCAACCAATCAGGCGCGTCGTGCCCTCGACTATCTCTACGGAAGGCTGCAGAGTGGCGCTTCGATCGATACATCCGATGTCGAAGGTGCGATCCGCATGGCGGTCGCCGCCGACGATCAGCTACAGTTGCCGACGATGGAGCGCAAAGCCAAATTGACAATGGCGCAGATTTCGACGCGCAAGAAGACAATCGCTGCGCGCACGCCGATGCAGGATTCCTATATCCGCGCCATGGAGCGGGCCGAACTCGTCTTCGGCGTCGGTCCTGCCGGCACGGGCAAGACCTATCTCGCCGTCGCCCATGCCGCCCAGCTCCTGGAGCGTGGCGCTGTCGACCGGATCATCCTCTCGCGTCCGGCTGTCGAAGCGGGCGAGCGTCTCGGCTTCCTGCCGGGCGACATGAAGGAGAAGGTCGATCCCTATCTGCGTCCGCTCTATGACGCGCTGTACGACATGATGCCGGGCGACAAGGTCGAGCGGGCAATCACCGCCGGCGTCATCGAGATCGCGCCGCTCGCCTTCATGCGCGGGCGAACGCTTGCCAACGCCGCCGTGATCCTCGACGAGGCGCAGAACACGACGTCGATGCAGATGAAGATGTTCCTGACCCGTCTCGGCGAGAACGGCCGGATGATCGTCACGGGCGATCCGAGTCAGGTCGACCTGCCGCGCGGCGTGAAGTCCGGGCTGGTGGAGGCGCTGCAGATACTCAAGGGCGTGGAGGGCGTCTCGGTGATCCGCTTCAAGGACGCCGACGTCGTCCGTCATCCTCTGGTGGCGCGGATCGTCAGGGCCTATGACAGCCAGACGGCGGTTCACGACGAGAGCGAGCAGAGCGATCGCTGA
- a CDS encoding GNAT family N-acetyltransferase, with amino-acid sequence MSLTDYFTRRTEFDIFALEEADLGAAAALHRQRFAAAWSDGEIHGLLSQETVFGFVARQTNANGMFRPAFGGFVLSRAVAGEAEILTIGVDSRYARSGLGWRLMQAAMREAAVKGAEALFLEVDETNQAAIGLYGKLGFRKVGERKAYYQARPGERSAALVMRLDLR; translated from the coding sequence ATGAGCCTTACCGACTACTTCACCCGCCGCACCGAATTCGACATTTTCGCGCTTGAAGAGGCCGATCTCGGCGCCGCGGCCGCGCTGCATCGCCAGCGCTTTGCCGCCGCCTGGAGCGACGGCGAAATCCATGGGCTCCTGAGTCAGGAGACGGTATTCGGATTCGTCGCGCGCCAGACCAATGCCAATGGCATGTTCCGGCCGGCCTTCGGCGGCTTCGTCCTGTCGCGGGCGGTCGCGGGCGAAGCCGAGATACTGACGATCGGGGTCGACTCCCGCTACGCGCGCTCCGGTCTCGGCTGGCGCCTCATGCAGGCGGCCATGCGGGAGGCCGCCGTCAAAGGGGCCGAGGCACTGTTCCTGGAAGTCGACGAGACGAACCAGGCCGCAATCGGCCTCTACGGAAAGCTCGGCTTCCGCAAGGTCGGCGAGCGCAAGGCCTATTATCAGGCGCGGCCCGGCGAACGCAGCGCGGCGCTTGTCATGCGGCTCGATCTTCGCTAG
- a CDS encoding lysophospholipid acyltransferase family protein, translating into MINWVRVALCGMLLVMVSLVLMPVQILCLWLDLKPRRWLPRHWHRVACLLLGLRVRVHGELDRRRPLLLSANHVSWKDILVLSSVADVVFVAKSDVKSWPIFGLLARLQASVFVEREQKRTTGHQVNDIGRRLADGEIVVLFPEGTTSDGNRLLDIKTSLFGAAASAVPQSPTGVVHVQPLAISYTGIHGMPMGRYHRPIAAWPGDIGLVPHLLGVLREGALEVDVDFGEAVDYDRHANRKEVSRLIGQRIRKMLSDRLRGRSRSAAKGEPAPACSAAPDIPSDAQRSRLAP; encoded by the coding sequence ATGATCAATTGGGTGCGGGTCGCTCTTTGCGGCATGCTGCTCGTCATGGTCTCGCTGGTGCTGATGCCGGTCCAGATTCTTTGCCTCTGGCTCGATCTGAAACCGCGGCGCTGGCTGCCGCGTCACTGGCATCGCGTCGCCTGTCTGCTGCTCGGCCTGCGCGTCCGCGTCCATGGCGAGCTCGACCGCCGGCGTCCCTTGCTCCTGAGCGCCAATCACGTCTCCTGGAAGGATATCCTGGTGCTTTCCTCGGTGGCGGACGTCGTTTTCGTTGCCAAGTCGGACGTCAAGAGCTGGCCGATATTCGGGCTTCTCGCCCGCCTTCAGGCATCGGTTTTCGTGGAACGCGAGCAGAAGCGCACCACCGGTCACCAGGTCAATGACATCGGGCGGCGGCTCGCCGATGGGGAAATCGTCGTGCTCTTCCCGGAAGGAACGACCTCCGACGGCAACCGGCTGCTCGACATCAAGACCTCGCTGTTCGGCGCGGCCGCTTCGGCGGTCCCGCAGTCGCCGACCGGCGTGGTCCACGTCCAGCCGCTGGCGATTTCCTACACCGGCATCCACGGCATGCCGATGGGGCGCTATCATCGGCCGATCGCCGCATGGCCGGGGGACATCGGCTTGGTGCCGCACCTTCTCGGGGTGCTCAGAGAGGGAGCCCTGGAGGTCGATGTCGATTTCGGCGAGGCGGTGGACTATGACCGGCACGCGAACCGCAAGGAAGTAAGCCGCCTCATCGGTCAGCGGATCCGCAAGATGCTGTCGGATCGGCTGCGAGGGCGCTCCCGATCCGCCGCGAAGGGCGAGCCGGCCCCCGCGTGCTCTGCAGCGCCGGACATCCCGTCAGACGCGCAAAGGTCGCGGCTCGCGCCGTGA